The genomic DNA GACGCCGTCGCCTGCACCGCGAAGAGCGAGACGCTCCCCGAAGCCGAACTCGAGGACGCCAAGCGGGTCGCGAGCGAGATCGGGATCCGCCACGAGATCGTCTCCTTCTCCGAACTCGACAGCGACGACTTCGTCGAGAACGACGACGATCGCTGCTACCACTGCCGGACGATGCGACTCGGCGAGATGCTCGGGACCGCCCGCGAACTCGGCGTCGGGACGGTCTGCGACGGGACGAACGCCGACGATCCGGGCGCGGGCCACCGACCCGGACTGCAGGCGGTCGCGGAACTGGACGTTCACTCACCGCTGCTGGCCCACGACATCACGAAAGCGGAGGTCCGCGAGATCGCCGGCCGCTACGGCCTCTCGGTCGCCGACAAGCCCTCCATGGCCTGTCTCTCCTCCCGGATCCCGACCGGGCTCGAAGTCACCGACGACCGATTGACGCGGATCGAGCGGGCCGAAGCGCTGCTGCGACAGTGGGGCTTCGACCAGTTCCGCGTCCGCGATCACGACGGCCTCGCTCGTATCGAGGTCGCCCCGGACGAGCTCGAGCGGGCCCTGGAACTCGAGTTCGTCGAGACGGTCCGGACGGAGCTGGCGGAGCTGGGGTTCGACCACGTCACGCTGGACCTCCACGGCTACCGGACGGGGAGCGTCAGTCCCGAAACCGAAGACGAGAATCCGACCGCCGAGACCTCGACCGACGACTGAGCGCCGGGCTCGAGTACCGAAAGTCGATCGCTGACTCGGGTCGTCCCCGCACGCCGAGCGGAGGGTGAATCTGCCGTTCGTCCGGATCGGATGTTATTTGGTAGACGATCGGTCGGAATATAATCGTCTTTCCCACACGAAACCTTCCAGTGGAATCGTTTTTGGACTCGCGTACGGCAATATTGCACATTCCGATACGAACGTAGCACTCCGGTCGGTATCAGTGATCGATGGAAGCCGACGTGCCGCTCGAGTGGACTACGGAAGAGTGTCGGTCCTATACCCCTGCCGACACGGACCGAGAGATGCAGTATCGGACGTACCGCCACGATTCGGGAGATCTGCGGCTGAAGGTCGCGCCCGCCTCACTCGACGACGGTGAGGACCACCCCGGCTACGCGCTGACGGCGACGAGCTACCCGGGGCTCGATCTCTCCGAGACGACGCGAGTCAGGACCGTGCTGACGTTCGAACGGTGCGATCGGATCGCCGCGGAGTTCATGGACCTCTTCTCGGCCAGCTACGACGGGGCCGGCTCGCTCGACGACGCGCTGGAGTACGCCTACGAGCGGACGCGCGAGCACCGCTGACGGTAAGCCTGGAGACGACTGAGAACCGCCGTTAGCGGCCGTGGCCGCAGTCGACCGGCGCGATCATTCGATTTCTAACCGTCCGCCACTGCCGGCTCCCCCGTCGTCCTCGTCCCACTCGAGTTCGAACTCGATACTCAACTCGCCGGGCCCGTCCGCCGGCCCCTCGCGTTCGGCTTTGACCTCGAAGGTGGGACGAGCGGGTGGCTCGAGCGTCACCGATTCCGAGCCCGCTTTGAGCGTGATCGCGTCGCCGTCGTCCAGGTTGTCCGCGACGCGGCGAAGCAACGCCGCGATCTCCGCCCTGTCCTGGTCCTGTTCGGCCTTGAAGAGTACTTCTTCGGGCATACGCGACGATACGGTCCGCGGGTTGATAAATGCGCACACGAGAGCCGGCCTCGCGTCCGCCGAGCGACGGGGGCCGGCACTCAGTCGTCCGAGGGGGCCGCTGACTCGTCGGCCGCGGCCGCTGCCGACTCGCTCTCCGCGAAGGGATACCACGACTGTTTGGCGTCGGCCATGTACGGCGCCTCGAAGTCGGTCTCCTGGGGCTCACAGAACTCGACGAGCTGCTCCGTTGCCGTCGCCTCGACCCACTGGCGGAACGTCTGCCCCTCGGTGCGGTGGGCCGCGTAGGCCTCGAGCAGGTTCCGGATCGCACCGGGGGCCTCGTCGGCCGGCACGCGCTGCTGGATCCAGTCGATGAACGAGGGGTTCTCGCCGACGCCGCCGCCGACGCCGATATCGAAGGCCTCGACCATCTCGCCGTCCTTGCGGGCGCGCATCCCCTGTAGACCGATGTCGGCGGTCATCGCTTGCCCGCAGTCCGCGGTACAGCCGGAGTAGTGCATCTTGATCTTGCCGACGTCCGGGGGGAGTTCGACGTTCCCGTTGAACCAGCGCAGCATGCGAGCCATTCGGCCCTTCGTCTCGGTCAGCGCGATCGAGCAGAACTCGGTCCCGGTGCAGGCCATCGCGCCGCGCTCGAACGGAGTCGGCTCGGCGGGGTACTCCTCGAGCAGCGGTTCGGCGAGCAGGCCAGCGAGGTCCTCGTCTGCGACGTCGACGATGACGGGGTTCTGACGGCGGGTGAGACGGACCTCGCCGGAGCCGTACTCGTCGGCGTAGTCGGCCAGTTCGATGGCGTCCTCGGCCGGCAGGCGGCCGACGGGGACGCTCAGGCCGACGTAGTTCCGGCCGTCCGTCTGATCGCCGACGCCGACGTGGTCGTGCTGGCCCGCCTCGACCGGTTGGCCGGCGTTGTAGGTGTACTCCTCGCGGAAATCCTCGCCCGCGGTGGCCATCTCGAAACCGACGTACTCCTCCTGGAGTGTCTCGCGGATCTTTTCCATGCCCCAGTCCTCGGCGAAGAATCGCGCGCGATTCTTCGAGCGGTTCTGACGGTCGCCGTAGTCGTGGTAGAGTTCGACGAACCCGCGGCCGACCTCGTAGGCGTTCTCGGGCCGGACGAAGACGTCGAGCGGGGTCGCGGCGCGGGGCTGACGGCCGCCGAGCCCGCCGCCGACGCGGACGTTGAACCCTCTCACCGTCTCGCCGTCGATCTCCTTCGTCGCCGGCTCGAATCCGATATCGTTGATCGAGTCCTGCGCGCAACCGACCGTACAGCCCGAGACGCTGATGTTGAACTTCCGGGGCATGTTCGCGAGCGCGTCGTCTTTCCGCAGCTCCTCCTCGAAGCGCTCGAGCAGCGGCCCGGATTCGACGAACTCCTCGGCCTTGCCGTGGAGCGGACAGCCCGAGATATTACGCATCGTGTCACCGCCCGCGGAGCGGGAGTGGACGCCGACCGACTCGAGTCGGTCCCAGATTTCGGGGACGTCCGCGAGCTCGAGCCAGTGCAGTTGGATTGACTGACGGGTCGTCAGGTCGATCCAGCCGTTCCCGAACTCGGGATTCGCGACGGGCCCCGTCGCGTAGTCGCGGGCGACCTCACCGATCGTTCGCAGCTGTTCGGGCTCGAGAATGCCGCTGGCGTTGGTCAGCCGCATCATGAAGTACGATTCCTGCCCGTCGCGCTGGTGGAACAGGCCCCAGAACTTAAAGCGGGTGAACCACGTCTCGCGTTCGTCCTCGGGGATCGCCTCGTACCCGCCGTTTTCGGCGAACTCGAGGATGTGTTCGCGGACCTCGTCGCCGTAACAGCCCTCCTTCAGGTCTTCTTTCTTATGCGCCATCGGGGACCACCTCAACGACCGAACGATTAGACAGCGATTCCCGCATTTTTGATTTAAACATGTCGTGATTCACGTTCCAACATCATGTTCCTGAATCATATAATGGTGATCGTTGACAAATACCTAATTTCTCGCCGCGTTCGGGCTCGGGTACGGCATCTCCAATGAGATATAGCCTGTTCTAGGACGTATATCACGGGAGACCCGGGTCGAGACTGGGCGAATACAAACAGAAAGACGGTCACGATGACCGCGAGGTCGTCAGTCAACGAGCAGGTGTGCCAGTGGGGTTCCGTCCTGCCGACCGACGGCCCGAACGGGTGAGAACCGTCCGCTTCGCGCCAGCGCCCTCGAGTCGTGCTTCGAACGGGATGCCCGCCAGCGATCCCGTCAACAGGAGCACCGCGACGAGCACGCCGTCGGCTCCCCCGGTTCGCGAACGCGTCCCTACTGGCAGACACGGACGCCGCGTTCGCGGTCGTGTCCGGTCAGACGCTCGCTTCCGCGACCGCCCTGACGTCCCGCTCCTGCGGCGGCTCGAGGCGTACCGCACACTGCTTGAAGTTCGGTTCGTTCGAGCGGGGGTCGACGTCGGGCAGCGTGAGGTCGTTGACGTCGGGGTGGTGGATCGGCAGCCAGACGACCCCGTCGGGGATCGCCGCGTCGGGCTCGACGCTGACCGTGACCGACGCCCGGCGCGAGACGACGCGAGCGTACTGTGCCGCCGCACCATCCTCGCGGCCGTCTGCCACCGCCGCGCCATTCTCGCGGCCGTCTGCCACCGCCGCGCCATCCTCGCGGCCGTCCGCTGGGGCCTCGAGGTCATCCGCGAACGCGGCGGCCGTCGCCGGGCTGATCCGGGCCGTCGGCGGTTCGTCCTCGCGGGTCCGAACCCCGGTGTTGTACGCGTCCGGGCGGCGCGCGGTCGTCAGCGTGAACGGATACGATTCGTCCGTCGGCTCCGGGAGCGGTCGGGCGGTACCCGACGAGAACCGCGCGCGGCCGGACCGGGTGTAGAACGACCACGATTCGTCCGTCGGTTCGGGGGTGGAAGCGGCCGCGTCGTCCGCCTCGTCGCCCTCGTAGTACCGGTAGCCGCCCGCAACGTCCGGCTCCGGTGCCGGCCAGCGGACCGCGCGTTCGGCCTCGAGGCGGTCGTAGCTGATCCCCGAGAGGTCCGCGGGGGTGCCGGCAGTCAGCGCGGCGAACTCGTCGAAGATCGCTTCGGGTTCGGGCCGGTCATCGAACAGGTCGGGGACGAGCCGATCGGCGAGCTGGCCGATCAGGGTGAGATCGGGCCGGACACCGGACGGCATCTCCGTCGCGGCCCGGACCCGGGAGACGGTCCGCTCCATATTGGTCGTCGTCCCCTCGGACTCGCCCCAGGTCGCCGCAGGCAGGACGACGTCCGCGTACTCGACCGTCTCGCTGCGGAACGCGTCCTGGACGACGAGGAACGCTTCCTCGAGGTTCTCGCGGACGCGCGTCGCATCGGGCATGCCCGCGACGGGGTTGGTCGCGACGGCGTAGACCGCATCGACATCGTCGCCGATCGCATCGACGATGCCGACCGGCCCCGGTCCCGGATCGTCGGGGAGCCGGGAGACCGGGACGCCCCACGCCTCGGCGACGTCGCGGCGGTGGTCCGGATCCGCGAAGGGGCGGTGACCCGGCCAGGACCCCTTCGAGGAACAGACGCGGGTTCCCATCGAGTTCGCCTGCCCGGTCAGCGAGAACGGTCCCGATCCCGGCCGGAGGTTGCCGGTCGCGAGACACAGATCGATCAGCGCGCCGGCCGCCGCCGTCCCGTTGACGCTCTGGTTGATCCCCATTCCCCAGTACAGGAGCGTGGGGTCTGCGAGGGCAGCCGCGAGGCGGTCGACGTCGGACATCGAGACCCCCGCCATCTCCGCGGCGTCGGCCGCGTCGGGGAGTTCCGCGCGGAGGTCGTCGAACCCGATCGTCGCGTCGTCGACGAACGCCTCGTCGATCCGATCCGTCTCGACGACGCGAGCGAGGACGGCCCGCGCGAGCGCGAGATCGCCGCCCGGCTCGAGCGGGACGTGGTGGTCGGCGACCGCGGCGGTCTCGCTGTGGACGGGATCGACGACGAGCAGTTCGGAATCGTCGCCGGCGGCGGACTGCCGAATCCAGCGGAACATGACCGGATGGGCGGCCGCCGGGTTCGCGCCCCAGACGACGTGTGTCTCGGCGTCGGGGATGTCGTCGTAGGTCGGCGGCGGCGCGTCGCTGCCGAAGGCGTCGTAGTAGGCGGTGACGGCCGAGGCCATACACAGCGTCGTGTTGGCGTCGTAGTACCGGGTCCCGAAGCCACCGCGGGCGAGCTTGCCGAGCGCGTAGGCCGCCTCGTTGGTCTGCTGCCCGCTCCCCAGGACGGCGACGCTATCGCCGCCGTCCTCGAGGGCGGTCCCGAGCCCCTCGGAGGCGCGCTGCAGCGCCGACTCCCAGGTCGTCGGCACAAGGTCGTCGCCCTTTCGCTCGAGCGGCCGGGTCAGCCACTCGCCGTCCGGATGCGCGGTCTCGCTGACGCCGCGTTGACACGCCAGCCCCTGATTGACCGGGTGGCCGGGGTCGCCGCGGACGGTCTCGAGGCCGTATTCCCGTTCGGGGGCCTGCTGGACGTGACCACAACCGACCGCACACCGCATACACGTGGTCGGCACGAGTTCGGTCACGGCTCCCACCCCCTCGAGTCGGAGCGAACGGGAGCATGCGATTTACAATCACGCCCATCCGAAAGAAATTCTCGAGCTATCATTCAGCGCGTCACAGATACGGAAAACATATGCAACTACTAAACGGTGATCGTTTACGAACAGTGATTTTTCCCGGACGAAGGGGCGGGAGTCCGCAATATGCGGACGGATAGGGACAATATAAGGCCATTATATGGCGGGAAGTCGTCCGCAGTCCGGACGAATGTCAACGGCCTCGAGTCGGTCGCGGCCACGCTGCAGCCGGCAGGAGAAGCGATCACGCGATCCGAACTCGGCCGCGGGGCGGTTACTCCCGCCCGACCCACTTGAGGACCAGCAGCGTCCCCTCGAACAGCAGGATCATCGTGACGGCGACGAGGATGGGTGCCATCCCGGTCGGATCCAGCGTGAACGCGAACGAGAGCGCCGCGAAGGCCGCCCAGAAGTACAGCCGCTTCTGGGCCAGCCAGCGGCGGGTCGTCACGCCCAGCATGATCGCCAGCATGATGAAGAGCGGAATCTGGAAGACGATCGCGAGGAAGCCGGTGAGCGTGATGATCAGGTTGAACGTGTCGCCGAGCGCGTACGCGATCTCCGCACTTCCCTCGGCGTAGTACGTGAAGTACTCGAACAGGATGGGCAACACGAGCACGTACGAAAACAGCATGCCGACCGCGCCGAGAACGACGCTCGTCGGAACCGCCGCGAGGTAGTACTTCCGCTCGTTGGGGTACAGCCCCGGCCGCATGAACAGGTAACACTCGTAGACGAACGCCGGCAGTGCGATCATGATCCCCAGTAGCGACGAGATCTTGATCCGGGTCAGCCACAGCTCGAGCGGGTTGTAGAGGTGCGGCGGCGGCGCGTTGCCGCCGTCGGGAAA from Natrinema salaciae includes the following:
- the larE gene encoding ATP-dependent sacrificial sulfur transferase LarE, translated to MTTVEAKLEAARDDLAGRDGALVAFSGGVDSSVVAALAHDALGEDAVACTAKSETLPEAELEDAKRVASEIGIRHEIVSFSELDSDDFVENDDDRCYHCRTMRLGEMLGTARELGVGTVCDGTNADDPGAGHRPGLQAVAELDVHSPLLAHDITKAEVREIAGRYGLSVADKPSMACLSSRIPTGLEVTDDRLTRIERAEALLRQWGFDQFRVRDHDGLARIEVAPDELERALELEFVETVRTELAELGFDHVTLDLHGYRTGSVSPETEDENPTAETSTDD
- a CDS encoding amphi-Trp domain-containing protein, encoding MPEEVLFKAEQDQDRAEIAALLRRVADNLDDGDAITLKAGSESVTLEPPARPTFEVKAEREGPADGPGELSIEFELEWDEDDGGAGSGGRLEIE
- a CDS encoding nitrite/sulfite reductase; translation: MAHKKEDLKEGCYGDEVREHILEFAENGGYEAIPEDERETWFTRFKFWGLFHQRDGQESYFMMRLTNASGILEPEQLRTIGEVARDYATGPVANPEFGNGWIDLTTRQSIQLHWLELADVPEIWDRLESVGVHSRSAGGDTMRNISGCPLHGKAEEFVESGPLLERFEEELRKDDALANMPRKFNISVSGCTVGCAQDSINDIGFEPATKEIDGETVRGFNVRVGGGLGGRQPRAATPLDVFVRPENAYEVGRGFVELYHDYGDRQNRSKNRARFFAEDWGMEKIRETLQEEYVGFEMATAGEDFREEYTYNAGQPVEAGQHDHVGVGDQTDGRNYVGLSVPVGRLPAEDAIELADYADEYGSGEVRLTRRQNPVIVDVADEDLAGLLAEPLLEEYPAEPTPFERGAMACTGTEFCSIALTETKGRMARMLRWFNGNVELPPDVGKIKMHYSGCTADCGQAMTADIGLQGMRARKDGEMVEAFDIGVGGGVGENPSFIDWIQQRVPADEAPGAIRNLLEAYAAHRTEGQTFRQWVEATATEQLVEFCEPQETDFEAPYMADAKQSWYPFAESESAAAAADESAAPSDD
- the nasA gene encoding assimilatory nitrate reductase NasA — translated: MRCAVGCGHVQQAPEREYGLETVRGDPGHPVNQGLACQRGVSETAHPDGEWLTRPLERKGDDLVPTTWESALQRASEGLGTALEDGGDSVAVLGSGQQTNEAAYALGKLARGGFGTRYYDANTTLCMASAVTAYYDAFGSDAPPPTYDDIPDAETHVVWGANPAAAHPVMFRWIRQSAAGDDSELLVVDPVHSETAAVADHHVPLEPGGDLALARAVLARVVETDRIDEAFVDDATIGFDDLRAELPDAADAAEMAGVSMSDVDRLAAALADPTLLYWGMGINQSVNGTAAAGALIDLCLATGNLRPGSGPFSLTGQANSMGTRVCSSKGSWPGHRPFADPDHRRDVAEAWGVPVSRLPDDPGPGPVGIVDAIGDDVDAVYAVATNPVAGMPDATRVRENLEEAFLVVQDAFRSETVEYADVVLPAATWGESEGTTTNMERTVSRVRAATEMPSGVRPDLTLIGQLADRLVPDLFDDRPEPEAIFDEFAALTAGTPADLSGISYDRLEAERAVRWPAPEPDVAGGYRYYEGDEADDAAASTPEPTDESWSFYTRSGRARFSSGTARPLPEPTDESYPFTLTTARRPDAYNTGVRTREDEPPTARISPATAAAFADDLEAPADGREDGAAVADGRENGAAVADGREDGAAAQYARVVSRRASVTVSVEPDAAIPDGVVWLPIHHPDVNDLTLPDVDPRSNEPNFKQCAVRLEPPQERDVRAVAEASV
- a CDS encoding twin-arginine translocase subunit TatC, whose protein sequence is MADEPTDDEDAPNLGDRWDDADERPLPEDDSGFLPADDETPSFVGPDPEPSTDAVDEGSAPASSADVDADSSNPEPSADAAAAGAPDLETDGEGVVGDRHDPDPEPTYPDPDDDVGGISTPPDDEEMPLADHIEEMVLRLAVVLLFGAGGTAIGILWASQAIEFVWFNVFPDGGNAPPPHLYNPLELWLTRIKISSLLGIMIALPAFVYECYLFMRPGLYPNERKYYLAAVPTSVVLGAVGMLFSYVLVLPILFEYFTYYAEGSAEIAYALGDTFNLIITLTGFLAIVFQIPLFIMLAIMLGVTTRRWLAQKRLYFWAAFAALSFAFTLDPTGMAPILVAVTMILLFEGTLLVLKWVGRE